In a genomic window of Dyadobacter fermentans DSM 18053:
- a CDS encoding C10 family peptidase gives MKKYLQKICLLLLVFLNNCKESSITDYQDNISEIDNHIVSSEDASKVAILTTIFPISFKKDPSNMSARNMKLHSEKNKPKKIKNSLSVKHEQDNASFYIYNFDGGGFTIISGDNRLHPILAYSEDGYFPIDSYFVYPSGVVGWLSNTDELVKQIRQDGIKQSKSVQSAWYNFSIEASIALNETLSFSEPECAYNGQTYSTYETYSPLTVTHWGQGVGFNDALDNMSCSLYDNGRPPTGCVATAVAQIMAFHHYPSTFNWSAMPNSGGSTATANLMKDIGENLDMDYGCDGSGSQTDDADNVLRNDYGYTSATWSSNYDPSIVFANISAGRPVILKGGRVGKWWIFNVYDDGHAWVCDGANLATDYICNKWEDDGDPNTTEYQWLFNGSSMLFHMNWGWPDALLDGYFTSYNFKPGSHTFNYQVGMVYNIYP, from the coding sequence ATGAAAAAGTATTTACAGAAAATATGCCTTCTTTTATTAGTATTTTTAAATAACTGCAAAGAATCAAGTATTACTGATTATCAAGACAATATAAGTGAAATAGATAATCATATAGTGTCAAGTGAAGACGCAAGTAAAGTTGCCATTTTAACAACGATATTCCCTATCTCATTTAAAAAAGATCCTAGTAATATGTCTGCTAGGAACATGAAGTTACATTCCGAAAAAAATAAACCAAAAAAAATAAAGAACTCGCTTTCAGTTAAACACGAACAAGATAATGCTAGTTTTTATATTTATAACTTTGATGGTGGTGGATTTACCATTATATCTGGGGATAATAGGCTTCATCCTATATTAGCCTATTCAGAAGATGGTTACTTTCCAATTGACAGTTATTTCGTTTACCCTAGTGGTGTAGTAGGATGGCTATCAAATACTGATGAATTAGTAAAACAGATAAGACAAGATGGTATAAAACAATCTAAATCTGTTCAATCTGCATGGTATAATTTTTCAATTGAGGCTAGTATTGCTCTAAATGAGACGCTTTCATTCTCTGAACCCGAATGTGCCTACAATGGCCAAACATATAGCACGTATGAAACCTATTCTCCCCTTACAGTGACTCATTGGGGTCAAGGAGTGGGCTTTAACGATGCCTTAGACAACATGTCCTGCTCACTTTATGACAATGGAAGACCACCTACCGGCTGCGTTGCTACGGCAGTTGCGCAAATTATGGCTTTCCACCACTATCCGTCTACCTTTAATTGGTCCGCAATGCCTAATTCTGGGGGAAGCACAGCCACGGCTAACCTAATGAAGGATATAGGCGAAAATCTTGATATGGATTATGGGTGTGATGGTTCTGGTTCACAGACTGATGATGCCGATAATGTTTTAAGAAACGATTATGGATATACTTCTGCCACATGGAGCAGTAATTACGACCCTTCCATTGTATTTGCAAACATATCCGCAGGAAGACCCGTTATCTTAAAGGGGGGTCGAGTAGGTAAATGGTGGATTTTTAATGTATATGATGATGGACATGCCTGGGTATGTGATGGGGCCAATTTAGCAACGGATTATATATGCAACAAATGGGAAGATGATGGTGACCCTAACACAACAGAATACCAATGGCTATTTAATGGTAGCAGTATGCTTTTCCATATGAATTGGGGCTGGCCTGACGCCCTGCTCGATGGATATTTCACTTCATATAATTTCAAACCCGGAAGCCATACATTCAATTATCAAGTTGGTATGGTCTATAATATATATCCTTAA
- a CDS encoding transposase, translating into MEKRFGVKSRRSYDADFKQELTTMLMSGRSARELSQSFGIAENLLYRWKSMATMKTKTKTGDSESSKSAKLAAENARLRAENERLKTDREILKKALGLFSKSD; encoded by the coding sequence ATGGAAAAGCGATTTGGGGTAAAATCCCGAAGAAGTTATGATGCTGATTTCAAGCAAGAACTGACTACAATGCTAATGTCCGGCAGGAGTGCGCGAGAACTTTCCCAGAGTTTTGGAATTGCAGAAAATCTTCTTTATCGTTGGAAAAGCATGGCGACGATGAAGACAAAAACGAAAACGGGCGATAGTGAAAGCAGTAAGTCTGCGAAGCTTGCGGCTGAGAATGCAAGATTGCGGGCTGAGAACGAACGCTTAAAAACCGACCGTGAGATACTAAAAAAGGCGTTAGGTCTTTTCAGCAAGTCCGACTGA
- a CDS encoding IS3 family transposase — MIFNLSRTNKVSYLCRLFDVSRTAYYRYRRGESHNADKKYNRPKHEVRIEFIRNMKRYGSRRIKESLKQKGIRIGRRKVVEIMRREGLKAIQPPRFIPRTTDSKHGKRICDNLLLDQPKPDHPDAIWVSDITYMPLKGGKWAYLCIWMDLFSRQIVSWKLDENMQENLVREPLEKALLKRGIKPGLIIHSDRGGQYLSRRMKQVVKTFRLKQSMSRADDPYDNACAESLWSRLKAELSIPKGGYINLEVLRSVLFEYIDGYYNTRRLHSSLNYRNPVAFETEYYRKTG; from the coding sequence TTGATTTTCAACCTGTCGAGGACGAATAAAGTAAGCTACCTATGTCGATTATTCGACGTTAGCAGAACGGCCTACTACCGATACAGGCGCGGAGAAAGTCATAATGCGGACAAGAAATATAACCGTCCAAAGCATGAAGTTCGGATCGAATTTATCCGGAACATGAAACGCTACGGCAGTCGACGAATCAAGGAATCCTTGAAGCAAAAAGGCATCAGAATCGGCCGTCGAAAGGTGGTTGAAATCATGCGAAGAGAGGGTTTGAAAGCGATCCAGCCTCCCAGATTCATTCCAAGGACTACTGACAGTAAACACGGCAAACGGATTTGCGATAATCTGCTTCTCGATCAGCCAAAGCCGGATCACCCCGATGCGATATGGGTGTCGGATATTACCTACATGCCACTAAAAGGTGGTAAATGGGCATATTTGTGTATCTGGATGGATCTGTTCTCTCGCCAGATTGTCAGTTGGAAGCTTGATGAGAATATGCAGGAAAATCTGGTGAGGGAGCCATTGGAAAAAGCGCTGTTGAAGCGAGGAATTAAGCCTGGTCTAATAATTCATTCTGACCGGGGAGGTCAATATCTGTCACGTAGAATGAAGCAAGTAGTCAAAACTTTCAGATTGAAACAAAGCATGTCGCGAGCTGACGATCCCTACGACAATGCCTGTGCGGAGTCATTGTGGAGTCGATTAAAGGCCGAACTGAGTATTCCCAAAGGAGGATATATCAACCTCGAGGTATTGAGATCCGTACTTTTTGAATACATCGACGGGTATTATAACACCCGGAGGTTACATTCCTCTTTAAATTACCGAAACCCCGTAGCATTCGAAACTGAATACTACCGAAAAACTGGTTAA